One window of Desulfovibrio subterraneus genomic DNA carries:
- the pdxA gene encoding 4-hydroxythreonine-4-phosphate dehydrogenase PdxA, whose protein sequence is MKPLLVTLGDPNGLGPELACRLFGLGGSGSLPLVPLILIGPESALRMHADLLGIAPFWTRIEDPERVSGEEPGVFLYEPIGLEGLTLNMGQATAHGGKGAGYSLEAACKLIRSGVADGVVTLPLHKAMLQEAGFNFPGHTEFLARFAGLRDEDVCMHLCGSKLRVSLVTTHPPLREVADLVTRERIKRCLVLTVDFVRKLGVKTPVAVCGLNPHAGESGKIGREDIEIVAPAVEDARKGGLSVVGPLPADTLFYRAAKGEFSAVLAMYHDQGLPPLKLMHFSRAVNVTLGLPFVRTSVDHGTGFDITGKGVADTGSFEEALTLAARLTEL, encoded by the coding sequence ATGAAACCTCTTCTCGTAACACTGGGTGATCCGAACGGATTAGGCCCCGAACTGGCCTGCAGACTCTTCGGTCTCGGCGGAAGCGGCAGTCTTCCGCTTGTGCCGCTCATACTCATCGGACCGGAATCGGCGCTGCGCATGCACGCCGACCTGCTGGGCATTGCCCCTTTCTGGACCCGTATTGAAGATCCTGAAAGGGTCAGCGGTGAAGAACCGGGGGTGTTTCTCTATGAGCCCATCGGGCTGGAAGGGCTGACCCTGAACATGGGGCAGGCCACTGCGCACGGCGGCAAGGGAGCGGGCTACTCGCTGGAAGCCGCCTGCAAGCTCATCCGTTCCGGTGTGGCAGACGGCGTGGTCACGCTGCCCCTGCACAAGGCCATGCTGCAGGAAGCTGGTTTCAATTTCCCCGGTCATACCGAATTTCTGGCGCGTTTTGCGGGCCTGCGGGACGAGGACGTGTGCATGCACCTGTGCGGCAGCAAGCTGCGTGTAAGCCTTGTCACCACGCACCCTCCGCTGCGGGAGGTTGCAGACCTTGTCACCCGTGAGCGCATAAAGCGCTGCCTTGTGCTGACTGTGGATTTTGTGCGCAAGCTCGGCGTGAAAACGCCCGTGGCTGTGTGTGGCCTTAATCCCCATGCCGGCGAGTCCGGCAAGATAGGGCGTGAGGATATCGAGATTGTGGCTCCCGCCGTGGAAGATGCCCGCAAGGGCGGATTGAGCGTGGTGGGACCGCTGCCTGCGGATACCCTGTTCTACCGTGCTGCCAAGGGCGAGTTTTCCGCTGTGCTGGCCATGTATCATGATCAGGGATTGCCGCCGCTCAAACTGATGCATTTTTCACGGGCCGTGAATGTTACGCTGGGGCTGCCTTTCGTGCGGACCTCGGTGGACCACGGTACCGGCTTTGATATTACGGGCAAGGGCGTTGCCGATACCGGCAGCTTTGAAGAAGCTCTGACCCTTGCCGCCCGTCTGACCGAGCTGTAA
- a CDS encoding ATP-dependent 6-phosphofructokinase: MPKRKNAESNFSIDTTIPTLGNAKIPSPISFCRFEDDEKGLSVFLDREFLEELGDEEPIPIRFESAGPRRHLFFDTSKTKCAIVTCGGLCPGINDVIRAIVMEAYHNYNVAGVMGIRYGLEGFIPKYGHEIVELTPDSVSNIHQFGGTVLGSSRGPQNPEDIVDALERMNVNCLFMIGGDGTMKAVKSIVAEITKRNLKIAVIGIPKTIDNDISFIPQSFGFETAVDKATEAISCAHTEAQGAMNGIGLVKLMGRESGFIAAQSTFSIKEVNFVLIPETRFELDGENGLLPALADRLKRRKHAVIVVAEGAGQHLMSTNKATDISGNPVLGDFTTLLKDRIKEYLSNVGMPYTLKYIDPSYIIRSVPANANDRIYCGLLGQSAVHAAMAGKTSMVVSKLMDRYVHIPLDLVTRKRRTLNIHSDYWRAVLESTGQSALRGMVPDNYCEL, from the coding sequence ATGCCGAAACGCAAAAATGCCGAAAGCAATTTTTCCATAGATACGACCATTCCCACTCTGGGAAATGCCAAGATTCCTTCCCCCATTTCCTTCTGTCGCTTCGAGGACGATGAGAAAGGGCTGAGTGTATTCCTCGACAGGGAGTTTCTGGAAGAACTGGGCGATGAGGAGCCCATTCCTATCCGGTTCGAGAGCGCCGGTCCGCGCCGCCACCTCTTTTTCGACACCTCCAAGACCAAGTGCGCCATCGTCACCTGCGGCGGCCTTTGCCCCGGCATTAACGACGTGATCCGCGCCATCGTCATGGAGGCCTACCACAACTACAATGTGGCAGGGGTAATGGGCATACGTTACGGGCTTGAGGGCTTCATCCCCAAATACGGGCACGAAATCGTGGAGCTGACTCCCGATTCCGTTTCCAACATCCACCAGTTCGGCGGCACGGTGCTCGGCTCCTCACGCGGCCCGCAGAACCCCGAAGATATCGTGGATGCGCTTGAACGCATGAACGTGAACTGCCTGTTCATGATCGGCGGCGACGGCACCATGAAGGCTGTCAAATCCATCGTGGCCGAAATTACCAAGCGCAATCTCAAGATTGCCGTCATCGGCATTCCCAAGACCATTGATAACGACATCAGCTTCATTCCGCAGTCCTTCGGCTTTGAAACCGCCGTGGACAAGGCGACCGAGGCCATCAGCTGCGCCCATACCGAAGCACAGGGCGCCATGAACGGCATCGGCCTCGTCAAGCTCATGGGCCGCGAGTCGGGCTTTATCGCTGCGCAGTCCACGTTCTCCATCAAGGAAGTGAACTTCGTGCTCATTCCCGAAACCAGATTTGAACTGGATGGGGAAAACGGCCTGCTGCCCGCGCTGGCAGATCGTCTGAAGCGCCGCAAGCATGCCGTTATCGTGGTGGCCGAAGGAGCGGGACAACACCTCATGTCCACCAACAAGGCAACGGACATTTCGGGCAACCCCGTTCTCGGCGACTTCACCACCCTGCTCAAGGACCGCATCAAGGAATACCTGAGCAACGTGGGCATGCCCTACACGCTCAAATACATCGATCCGAGCTACATCATCCGCTCCGTTCCGGCCAACGCCAACGACCGCATCTACTGCGGCCTGCTGGGGCAGAGCGCGGTGCATGCGGCCATGGCGGGCAAAACCTCTATGGTTGTTTCCAAACTCATGGACCGCTATGTGCACATTCCGCTCGATCTGGTCACGCGCAAGCGCCGCACGCTGAACATTCATTCCGACTACTGGCGCGCCGTGCTCGAATCCACGGGACAGTCCGCCCTGCGCGGCATGGTACCCGACAACTACTGCGAACTGTAA